From a single Penaeus vannamei isolate JL-2024 chromosome 25, ASM4276789v1, whole genome shotgun sequence genomic region:
- the LOC113802718 gene encoding zinc finger protein 385B isoform X1, whose amino-acid sequence MALVLGDVLGVGLQVLDFTMSYMPTSLPYVPFPAPSPTHQPCTMSVSPPAGGIPSPNSALLASVEMTDDPVTKAVMENVLGRLPTKKPRSTVKCDVCNLEFASQTVLDSHVAGYKHQRKVKSQDLMKTLEENEIGFERDDVSGVIRCTVCDVTVNSPQLLATHIAGNKHKQKAAKRASGEGGGPPPKKSCSGSGVTGQSAPLSSNGGMDDTAYPNGNSAVRKSLDADLEIPECVTKLEETKGGGKYLCNPCQAHCNSGQQLAQVQTI is encoded by the exons CTGGTGTTGGGCGACGTACTGGGTGTGGGGTTGCAGGTGCTGGATTTTACTATGAGCTATATGCCCACTTCTTTGCCATATGTGCCATTCCCTGCACCTTCACCAACACATCAGCCCTGCAC AATGAGCGTTAGCCCTCCCGCTGGTGGTATTCCTTCTCCCAATTCAGCACTTTTAGCCTCGGTGGAGATGACTGATGATCCTGTCACCAAAGCAGTAATGGAAAATGTTTTGGGGCGTTTGCCAACTAAAAAGCCAAGG AGTACTGTAAAATGTGATGTCTGCAATTTGGAATTTGCTTCACAAACAGTTTTAGATTCCCATGTGGCTGGCTACAAACACCAGCGCAAG GTAAAATCGCAAGATCTCATGAAAACCTTAGAGGAAAATGAAATTGGATTTGAGCGCGACGACGTCAGTGGAGTCATTCGATGTACTGTGTGTGATGTGACAGTTAATTCTCCACAACTGTTAGCAACACACATTGCTGGCAACAAGCATAAGCAAAAGGCAGCCAAACGTGCATCAGGGGAAGGTGGTGGTCCACCACCAAAGAAGTCCTGCAGTGGCTCAG GGGTCACAGGCCAGTCCGCACCCCTCAGCAGCAATGGTGGAATGGATGACACAGCGTATCCCAATGGCAACTCTGCTGTCCGCAAATCCTTGGATGCAGACTTAGAGATCCCAGAGTGTGTTACTAAGTTGGAGGAGACAAAAGGTGGTGGCAAATACCTCTGTAACCCATGCCAGGCACACTGTAACTCTGGCCAACAACTAGCACAGGTACAGACAATATAA
- the LOC113802718 gene encoding zinc finger protein 385B isoform X2 — MSVSPPAGGIPSPNSALLASVEMTDDPVTKAVMENVLGRLPTKKPRSTVKCDVCNLEFASQTVLDSHVAGYKHQRKVKSQDLMKTLEENEIGFERDDVSGVIRCTVCDVTVNSPQLLATHIAGNKHKQKAAKRASGEGGGPPPKKSCSGSGVTGQSAPLSSNGGMDDTAYPNGNSAVRKSLDADLEIPECVTKLEETKGGGKYLCNPCQAHCNSGQQLAQVQTI; from the exons ATGAGCGTTAGCCCTCCCGCTGGTGGTATTCCTTCTCCCAATTCAGCACTTTTAGCCTCGGTGGAGATGACTGATGATCCTGTCACCAAAGCAGTAATGGAAAATGTTTTGGGGCGTTTGCCAACTAAAAAGCCAAGG AGTACTGTAAAATGTGATGTCTGCAATTTGGAATTTGCTTCACAAACAGTTTTAGATTCCCATGTGGCTGGCTACAAACACCAGCGCAAG GTAAAATCGCAAGATCTCATGAAAACCTTAGAGGAAAATGAAATTGGATTTGAGCGCGACGACGTCAGTGGAGTCATTCGATGTACTGTGTGTGATGTGACAGTTAATTCTCCACAACTGTTAGCAACACACATTGCTGGCAACAAGCATAAGCAAAAGGCAGCCAAACGTGCATCAGGGGAAGGTGGTGGTCCACCACCAAAGAAGTCCTGCAGTGGCTCAG GGGTCACAGGCCAGTCCGCACCCCTCAGCAGCAATGGTGGAATGGATGACACAGCGTATCCCAATGGCAACTCTGCTGTCCGCAAATCCTTGGATGCAGACTTAGAGATCCCAGAGTGTGTTACTAAGTTGGAGGAGACAAAAGGTGGTGGCAAATACCTCTGTAACCCATGCCAGGCACACTGTAACTCTGGCCAACAACTAGCACAGGTACAGACAATATAA